In Aedes albopictus strain Foshan chromosome 3, AalbF5, whole genome shotgun sequence, the following are encoded in one genomic region:
- the LOC134291075 gene encoding uncharacterized protein LOC134291075 encodes MSSKHSKAGSGNSGNGLTIIPSATAATSSQSAAVLPTENAVGTASQVNVDKRISGHHETGTIPKNPSNKPGSTTSFPRRNPPRNARPNRQSSCQLCDGLDNMNMIQCDACRGWFHCECAKVMEGTEDQSWCCAKCVSILRRSQAPSGDARSSEIQKQQVPNPSQRSMSSGKSMQSEARRRLKLQLLKIEEEKRLEKEFLEKKYEVLLEFGSESSTVISDSESILDNASKIEQWMADTDRFGADVDSGLADEVDGPVAINSRRPAEHSARNLRQDVEHPVHQSRYQPTGRGFQFENATIVTSHPAQPALLSQTRAETVVQPNRFIPGQRSTPMCGEHQRPTVQPVQSIDDETICILNRSQLAARQAVPKDLPEFGGNPEDWPLFFSVFHSSTQMCGFSNEENMLRLQKCLKGRALEAVRCRLLHPSNVTGVISTLKMLYGRPEAIVQAIVKKVRALPSPNIDRLETVVNFALTVENLVATIQACGVNDFVYNASLRYELVERLPSSLKLDWAKYSRNTPNPNLADFSTWLYATAEDASAVMASVSSDSKPRSSKTAGFLNVHEAGDLDSEHSMSSRVQPSTFDEMEKQCPICNGGCPNVAKCKRFAEFSCDSKWAAVRECKLCRKCLRKHNGSCRQQKACGTNGCTYLHHPLLHTVGRQQSNEPATNAIVPPETTQQSCNIHQSQSKLLFRILPVLLYGPSKTVRTYAFIDDGSELSIMEQSLADELGLEGPKTSLCLKWTGGSQRLESSQRVSLQISSSKEQSGKYQLSSVQTIKSLQIRPQTLMYGDIQQTYRHLAGLPIESYENASPRILIGLDNLNLGHPLKSREGRTQEPIATKTRLGWTIYGSCTPEDTTANSVNYHSLQVCQCNQYAGEDLHQTVKNYFALESIGIVKPDRLIQSRDDQRAQMLLESLTKHRDGRYESGLLWKYDNVRLPDSKPMALKRWECLDRRMMNDPQLANVVRAKIEDHVSKGYVRKLSFAEIQAEYPRVWYLPIFPVVNPNKPGKTRLVWDAAATVHGISLNTVLLKGPDLLTSLLTVLMQFREYKIAVCGDIREMYHQIQMQNVDQQCQRFFWKENIADVEPSTYIVQVMTFGACCSPSTAQYVKNVHASKFQQEYPAAVEAIVKRHYVDDMLLSVEQEEEAVQLTRDVREIHASAGFEIRNWASNSSKVLAQLDEPSTAEKSFEEDGCVEKILGMWWNTSTDRFTFKVSNRIDEVLLSGGRRPTKREVLRTMMMVFDPLGFISHFLMVLKTLLQEIWRSSIGWDDEINDQHFEKWSTWCAALPEIAKLQIPRCYRSLTSTSEDNEVQLHTFVDASEAGFAAVAYLRFQEGSIIECALVGSKTRVSPLKFLSIPRSELQAAVIGVRFAETICKSLSFKVKQRFFWTDSKDVLCWLNSDHRRYSQYVAFRVSEVLEASDIREWNWVPTKQNVADEGTKWRQRPDLSASSRWFRGPEFLWKVTENWPISKDRIGNTTEELRPHLLLHTTVTECAVDIDRFSNWRRLLRCTAYVLRYIRNLRLSVQKLDVTSGPLNRQELSDAENYLYRAAQLAAFPDEIAILSRNRNSEKTDKHLPRSSPLFRQCVFLDEVQVIRIQGRTQACSVISRDAVQPIFLPRNHSITKLILLDFHNRFNHQNHQTTINEVRQHYRIPKLKAAYKSIRKECQECQNYHATPQPPFMSDLPPQRLAAFTRPFTFMGVDYFGPMIVTVGRRSEKRWGVLATCLTIRAIHLELAHTLTTDSCILALRNIMARRGVPAIIFSDRGTNFQGASKELKEMIQSINQEQLMNEFTTPNTEWRFIPPASPHMGGAWERLIRNVKSNLSKLQWRRLPTDEVLNSSLIEIENVVNSRPLTEIPIEDDESPVLTPNHFLLGSSNGLKSWVPYNDNPSVLRNSFKLSQVMANQFWRMWLRDYLPVITRRTKWITKAEPIKVNDIVVIVDPKAPRNSWPLGRVIATRRGSYGQVRSATVQTNHGIYERPSVKLAVLDVGVHNQCDSGDPFAHSWGTVSAPVDQQTPRRTATMTTRRSATLN; translated from the coding sequence ATGTCGTCGAAGCATTCCAAGGCCGGATCCGGGAACAGTGGCAATGGGCTAACGATCATCCCTAGCGCGACAGCGGCAACGTCTTCGCAGTCTGCGGCCGTGCTTCCGACGGAAAATGCGGTAGGCACCGCTTCCCAGGTAAACGTAGATAAGCGAATCTCTGGTCACCATGAAACGGGTACCATTCCGAAGAATCCCAGTAATAAACCCGGTAGTACCACTAGCTTTCCGCGTCGTAATCCGCCACGTAATGCGCGTCCGAATCGTCAGTCAAGTTGTCAGTTGTGTGATGGGTTGGATAACATGAACATGATACAGTGTGATGCGTGCAGAGGATGGTTCCATTGTGAGTGTGCAAAGGTAATGGAGGGAACCGAGGATCAGAGCTGGTGTTGCGCCAAATGCGTGTCCATTCTCCGTAGATCGCAAGCTCCCTCCGGCGATGCTCGGAGCTCGGAGATTCAGAAGCAACAAGTTCCAAACCCGTCGCAGCGATCCATGAGCAGTGGGAAGAGTATGCAGAGTGAGGCAAGAAGGAGGCTGAAGCTGCAGTTGCTGAAAATCGAGGAGGAGAAAAGGCTtgaaaaggaatttttggagaagaaATACGAGGTGCTGCTTGAGTTTGGGAGTGAGTCGTCAACAGTGATAAGCGACAGTGAATCTATCCTCGACAATGCTTCGAAGATCGAACAGTGGATGGCCGATACAGATCGTTTTGGTGCCGACGTGGATTCCGGTCTAGCGGACGAGGTCGACGGGCCCGTGGCGATTAACTCGCGGAGGCCTGCGGAGCATTCTGCTCGAAATCTCAGACAGGACGTCGAACATCCAGTCCACCAATCACGTTATCAACCGACCGGGCGAGGGTTCCAGTTCGAAAATGCTACGATCGTCACTAGTCATCCAGCGCAACCTGCACTACTTTCTCAAACGAGGGCGGAAACAGTCGTGCAGCCGAATCGCTTCATCCCAGGGCAACGATCAACTCCAATGTGTGGTGAACATCAGCGTCCGACAGTTCAGCCCGTGCAGTCCATCGACGACGAGACCATCTGCATACTCAACCGTAGCCAGCTGGCCGCGCGACAAGCAGTTCCAAAGGATCTCCCAGAATTTGGTGGAAACCCAGAGGATTGGCCGCTTTTCTTCTCAGTTTTCCACAGTTCCACCCAAATGTGTGGGTTTTCAAACGAAGAAAATATGCTACGTCTCCAGAAGTGCCTCAAAGGAAGGGCATTAGAAGCAGTCAGATGCCGTCTTCTCCATCCGTCTAACGTCACAGGAGTGATATCAACACTGAAGATGTTGTACGGAAGGCCGGAAGCAATCGTTCAAGCAATTGTGAAGAAGGTCAGAGCTCTACCATCGCCGAATATCGACCGACTAGAGACGGTAGTCAACTTCGCGCTCACTGTTGAGAACTTGGTCGCAACGATCCAAGCTTGCGGAGTGAATGACTTCGTTTACAATGCTTCGCTGCGTTACGAGCTTGTAGAAAGACTACCATCGTCTTTAAAGCTTGACTGGGCCAAATACTCGAGAAACACACCGAATCCCAATCTGGCCGATTTCAGTACCTGGCTGTATGCAACAGCAGAGGATGCCAGCGCAGTGATGGCGTCAGTTAGCAGCGATTCCAAGCCTCGTTCCAGCAAGACAGCTGGTTTCCTGAACGTTCACGAAGCAGGCGATTTAGATAGCGAACACTCTATGTCATCGAGGGTGCAGCCGTCTACTTTCGACGAAATGGAAAAACAGTGTCCAATCTGTAATGGCGGGTGCCCGAACGTCGCAAAGTGTAAACGGTTTGCCGAATTCAGCTGTGACTCGAAATGGGCTGCTGTTCGCGAATGTAAACTGTGTCGGAAGTGCTTGCGAAAGCACAACGGTTCGTGCCGACAACAGAAGGCGTGCGGAACAAATGGCTGCACTTATCTACACCACCCGCTTCTCCATACCGTCGGTAGACAACAATCCAACGAACCGGCGACTAACGCAATCGTGCCTCCAGAGACAACGCAACAGAGCTGCAATATTCACCAAAGTCAATCAAAACTACTTTTCCGAATTCTTCCAGTCCTTCTCTATGGGCCATCGAAAACCGTACGAACGTACGCGTTCATCGACGACGGATCCGAACTTTCCATTATGGAACAGAGTCTTGCTGACGAACTCGGCTTAGAAGGGCCAAAGACATCGCTGTGCCTCAAATGGACGGGAGGTTCACAACGCCTGGAGAGTTCGCAGAGAGTTAGCTTGCAGATATCCAGCAGCAAAGAACAATCGGGGAAATATCAGCTGTCTTCCGTACAAACCATCAAAAGCCTTCAGATTCGACCTCAGACACTGATGTATGGCGATATCCAACAAACGTACCGCCACCTCGCCGGACTACCGATTGAGTCGTATGAGAATGCCAGCCCTCGAATTCTCATAGGCCTGGATAATCTAAATCTTGGTCACCCGCTGAAAAGTCGAGAAGGCCGCACACAAGAACCGATAGCCACCAAAACACGACTAGGCTGGACTATCTACGGAAGCTGCACTCCTGAGGATACAACCGCGAATTCCGTAAACTATCACTCTCTTCAGGTGTGCCAGTGCAACCAATACGCGGGCGAAGACCTTCACCAAACTGTAAAAAACTATTTCGCACTTGAGAGTATCGGAATTGTGAAACCAGATAGGCTGATACAATCGCGAGACGACCAACGGGCGCAGATGCTATTGGAATCGCTCACCAAACACCGAGATGGGCGCTATGAATCAGGACTACTCTGGAAGTACGATAACGTCCGACTTCCAGACAGTAAACCGATGGCGCTGAAGAGATGGGAATGCCTGGATCGGAGGATGATGAACGACCCGCAGTTAGCAAATGTTGTTAGAGCGAAGATTGAAGATCATGTATCGAAGGGATATGTCCGGAAGCTGTCCTTCGCAGAGATTCAAGCTGAATACCCCCGCGTGTGGTATCTACCAATATTTCCGGTAGTGAACCCAAACAAACCCGGCAAGACTAGGCTCGTTTGGGATGCAGCTGCAACCGTCCATGGAATATCTCTGAACACCGTCTTGCTGAAGGGCCCAGACCTGTTGACTTCGCTGCTAACTGTACTAATGCAATTCAGAGAGTACAAAATCGCAGTATGCGGTGACATCCGCGAAATGTACCACCAGATCCAGATGCAGAATGTTGATCAGCAGTGCCAGCGCTTTTTTTGGAAGGAAAATATAGCTGACGTCGAGCCAAGTACGTACATCGTCCAAGTGATGACCTTCGGAGCCTGTTGCTCCCCAAGTACGGCGCAGTATGTAAAGAATGTGCACGCAAGCaagttccagcaggaatatccGGCCGCCGTTGAGGCTATTGTGAAGCGACACTACGTTGACGATATGCTTCTAAGCGTAGAGCAGGAGGAAGAAGCAGTTCAGCTGACACGAGACGTGAGGGAAATCCATGCGTCGGCAGGTTTCGAAATCCGCAATTGGGCATCTAACTCGTCTAAAGTATTGGCACAATTAGACGAACCTTCTACGGCTGAAAAAAGTTTTGAAGAGGATGGCTGTGTTGAAAAAATTCTCGGAATGTGGTGGAACACGTCTACAGACCGCTTCACGTTCAAGGTTTCAAACCGTATAGACGAAGTCCTGCTGTCAGGTGGTCGCCGTCCTACGAAACGAGAAGTCCTGCGAACTATGATGATGGTTTTCGACCCGCTAGGTTTTATTAGTCATTTTCTTATGGTGCTGAAGACGCTTCTTCAGGAAATATGGCGGTCTTCAATCGGCTGGGACGACGAGATAAACGATCAACACTTCGAAAAGTGGTCAACCTGGTGCGCAGCTTTGCCCGAAATAGCAAAACTTCAAATTCCTCGTTGCTACCGTTCACTAACATCTACCTCCGAAGATAACGAAGTTCAGCTGCACACGTTTGTAGACGCGAGCGAAGCCGGCTTTGCGGCGGTGGCGTACTTGAGATTCCAAGAGGGATCGATCATCGAGTGTGCGCTAGTAGGGTCCAAGACAAGAGTTTCGCCGTTGAAGTTTTTGTCTATCCCACGATCAGAGCTTCAAGCGGCTGTTATCGGAGTCCGCTTTGCTGAAACTATCTGCAAGTCACTTTCCTTCAAAGTGAAGCAGCGGTTCTTCTGGACAGACTCTAAAGACGTGCTGTGCTGGCTGAATTCCGACCACCGCCGCTACAGTCAGTATGTTGCCTTCCGAGTTAGCGAGGTTCTAGAAGCTTCGGATATACGAGAATGGAACTGGGTTCCAACCAAGCAAAACGTAGCAGATGAGGGAACTAAATGGCGCCAGAGACCGGATTTGTCTGCATCGAGTCGCTGGTTCCGGGGTCCAGAGTTTCTTTGGAAAGTCACGGAGAATTGGCCAATCTCCAAAGATCGCATCGGAAATACAACAGAGGAACTACGTCCGCATCTGTTGCTCCATACAACTGTTACTGAGTGCGCAGTCGATATTGATCGATTCTCCAATTGGCGAAGACTGCTTCGTTGTACTGCTTACGTACTGCGCTACATACGAAATCTGAGACTTTCCGTACAGAAGCTGGATGTCACAAGCGGACCGTTGAATCGTCAAGAGCTGAGTGATGCCGAGAACTACCTGTACCGTGCTGCACAGTTAGCCGCATTTCCCGATGAAATTGCCATCCTTTCGAGGAACCGGAACTCGGAGAAAACGGACAAGCATTTGCCAAGAAGCAGCCCACTCTTTCGTCAATGCGTCTTTCTGGATGAAGTTCAAGTTATCAGGATCCAGGGCAGAACACAAGCTTGTTCGGTCATCTCTCGAGATGCAGTTCAACCAATTTTCCTTCCTCGGAATCACTCAATCACCAAGCTGATCCTCCTCGATTTCCACAATCGTTTTAACCATCAGAACCATCAAACAACGATCAACGAAGTGCGTCAACACTACCGGATTCCAAAACTGAAAGCAGCTTACAAAAGCATTCGGAAGGAATGCCAAGAATGCCAAAATTACCATGCAACTCCGCAACCACCTTTCATGAGTGATCTGCCTCCGCAACGTCTTGCCGCTTTCACGCGACCATTTACTTTCATGGGAGTGGACTACTTTGGCCCCATGATCGTCACTGTAGGACGGCGTTCCGAAAAGCGGTGGGGAGTTCTGGCAACTTGCCTCACCATACGCGCAATCCACCTAGAACTAGCCCACACACTGACAACTGATTCCTGTATCTTGGCGTTACGCAACATTATGGCCAGAAGAGGAGTGCCCGCAATCATCTTCAGTGACCGTGGTACCAATTTCCAAGGCGCAAGTAAAGAGCTAAAGGAAATGATACAAAGTATCAATCAAGAACAACTCATGAATGAGTTCACGACGCCCAACACTGAGTGGCGCTTCATACCACCGGCCTCTCCACATATGGGTGGGGCCTGGGAACGCCTGATCCGGAACGTTAAGTCAAATTTGTCCAAACTTCAATGGAGAAGGCTGCCTACTGACGAAGTTCTAAACAGCAGCCTAATCGAGATCGAAAACGTGGTCAACTCAAGACCGCTGACCGAGATCCCAATTG